The following are from one region of the Sciurus carolinensis chromosome 5, mSciCar1.2, whole genome shotgun sequence genome:
- the LOC124984992 gene encoding small nuclear ribonucleoprotein E-like: MAYRGQGQKVQKVMMQPINLIFRYLQNRSRIQVWLYEQVNMRIEGCIIGFDEYMNLVLDDAEEIHSKTKSRKQLGRIMLKGDNITLLQSVSN, translated from the coding sequence ATGGCGTACCGTGGCCAAGGCCAGAAGGTCCAGAAGGTGATGATGCAGCCCATTAACCTCATCTTCAGATACCTGCAAAATAGATCCCGGATTCAGGTGTGGCTCTATGAGCAAGTGAATATGCGGATAGAGGGCTGTATTATTGGTTTTGATGAATACATGAACCTTGTATTAGATGATGCAGAAGAGATTCATTCTAAAACAAAGTCAAGAAAACAACTGGGTCGGATCATGCTAAAAGGAGATAATATTACTCTGCTACAAAGTGTCTCCAACTAG